The Plasmodium coatneyi strain Hackeri chromosome 11, complete sequence DNA segment CCTCTGCGGCTGAACATGACCTACGCGGTGTGCCCACATATCGCATACCATGTGCGCtgtgtgtttattttttatttatttctttttttcttctctcctaTGCCCATCACCTTACGCTTAAACcatttaaatatttacacAAACAACGAAACGCATtacaaagggaaaattaaaaaaaaaaaaaaaaaaaaaatgggagtcCCTCTCACAACCTATGCCTTATGCAGTCAGTCGGATCAGTCCTGTGTGGAAAGGAGCAATTTTCCATCGTATCACATTTTGACTAAATTAGTGCTCCCTTATTTGGTCCCCCCCCCTCTGCAATGTGACCCACCTTCACGTTATCATACCTACcattttacaccttcctcaATAGGCAATTTTtggcatgaaaaaaaaaagctggcAGCTGCAACATTCATGTTTCATACTACACCTGCATATCCTTTTGCTACATTGGGGAagccttttttctttttccacacTTTATTCCCTCACTGAAGTGTGGCCTAGCTGCATAATGAGCACACACCAATGGTAAGGCTACTCCCAAAGATCACATCCAAACAGGATGAAATCGCTTCGAATGTGTCCTCTGTTCAAAAGCCAGCGCATACACATTGTTCCGCACTATTAAAATGCTAAAATGAGATTTGCTATGcagacagaaaaaaaaaaaaaaaaaaacagacgGTAGGAGTTGTCAACAGGGGGATACGTTGCATATTTCCCTTGACTAGCTAaaatgtgattttttttttttttttttttttttttttttttttttttttccagtttaTGTTGGATATCCCCCAACAAACACCCAATTCAAATGGcacattttacagttttcattttttacttttacttACAAGTAAAACACCcgtttttacaaaaaaaaaaaaaaaaaaatgaataaaaaaaaaaattctaacATGATCGAAGTTCCCACTGTTAAATCCACATATATCACATGAATTgccctctccttccttcaacacGAAAGagccattttaaaaaaaaaaaggtcaccATAGACAAGGAGAGGAGCAGTAactacatgcacatatgggAAGTTACACGGAGCCACTTCCCTGTCTCAACTACACGAGTACAAATGAATACTCCGCGTGTGACACTAACCCAGGCGGTCCACACCCAGCCACGGAATACGCCCCAGAATATTCACATCCTTCTTCATAAAAGTTTGTAAATTAAATCTGATCAGACGGACTTCTAATCTCTAAGACGATTTTGTCTTACATCCTTAATTTACTTCACGAAGCAGTACGCACCCTCTGTCAATGTAATTTCAAACCAGTACAAATAATTTACACAATGTAACTATCAACAGGTGCTCGGGGTGGCATCCTCCCGGttgttaagaaaaaaaaaattcccttttaAACATTTTACATGAGAAGAACAtcaaatgtgaaaataaCATGCGGCCACATTTCTGCATTTATATCCTGCATTAGGTGTAGCTacatgaaattttttcttctttttttcctcagcACGTTACGGGATACATACCTAACATTGCTTAGCTAGTTATTTGTCTGTCCTCCGTTACGCTCCCCCGACTGTTGATTGGAAGGATAAGAGGAGGCACCCCCGTTCTGATTGTGCATATTGTTAAGCTGCTCATTATAAGCAGGATTGTATTGCTGATTGTTCGGTTGATTATACAGTGGGTATACGCGTTGGCCGTGAGGTGCAGAGTTACCATTTTGTTGGTCATACCCATTTCTGTTATCTGGCTGGACATAATTTACAAAGCCACTATGCTGATTATAATGGGACATTGTATTTTCCTGATGGGGGTAGGCATTCCTGTTACCCTGCTGGTTGTAGTGAGATAATAAGTTGCTATTCGGGTTTGCATTCACATTTGCATTCATATTTGCATTCATGTTTGCGTGTCCGTAATTGGGGGCTTCATAACTCTGGCTCGCATACCCTGACCCGGTAGCCCCGTTAGCCCCACTTGCCCCGTATGGCAGATGACCGTAGGGGGCACTACCACCAGCATAGTCGTAGCTTCCCGTATAATTGGGCTGATTATAAGACTGCATGTTACTAGAACCGCTATTACTGCTCTGCTGAGAAACGTATGGCCTCTTATACACTGGCACCTCTTGGCTGCTCTGACTGTTTGGAGAAATGTAATGATTTTGCGTCATTCCTTGTGTATTGTAAAGGTTTTCTGGATTCGGTtcgtttatatataaaaaggtgGGGTCACTGGGATCCACATATGCATTGctacttgaaaaaaattgctcatTAAATTCGCTCAGGGAACCTAAGGGTCTGTTTCTCTTCGCTGCCTCatatactttaaaaaaataattaaggAAACTACTACACTGTCCATTCATAAAAACAAGGTTCCATTTGCACGGACTCTTTAGACTGTTGGGATGATCCATTAACGGTTTCACTACACCAGACAGATAATTCAACCCAAAAACGGGCTGCTCAAATTTAGGCTTCTCTATCAGATTCAGTGGAAACTCTACCGATATGAAATTTGCGTTCGTTCTGCTTCGCTCATTCTTGATGAATACCAGACGTATGCTCGTTAGGAAAATCATTCCATCTTCCTTTATCGTTCTGCAgttgtatatgtgtgggGTGGCACGAACATACGAATAAATAAGTGAATGAATTTACGGGGCTATCTTTAACTGCGCATTAGAGCTATGGCAGACAGACACCCCCGTTCGTCCCATTAGTACTAAACCATCGTGGCACCACCTGCATGGGCTCACTTATGCGTAATATGTTTAGTAACACTCTTCCTTTGATCACCTGTCGGGGAGGTAGAGCTTCATTTTGACGTCCTCTCTTCGCAGGTACGTGAACTCTGATCCTTTGTTGGCAGGGAATAGGAACTCTGTTCAGGGGGAAAAGCGGAAAGGTGGAAATGTGAACAAAGGGAAATGTGGGCAGCCAGAATGCAAACCCCCTATAAACACAACTGCTTGGAAAAGTGTCCTCCTCCACCACTGCTGCACATACCCTGTCCTTGAATTAACGTCGGATTTagcgccattttttttgaagaaaattttcaagTTAGCTGTGAGCTTTCCAACCGAACGGGTCATAAAGCGGcctccccccaaatggacCCCTCCAAATGTTCCTTTTCGTGTCCTCCGATATTTACAGGGACTAATGGAAGCTCTATAAATATAAGCAGTCACATGTACATACGcgtgtatgcatatgcatgcGCCACATGTTTATTCTGACTTTCCCTTAGTAAGCACATCCCAGCTTTGTCATTTGGCAAAGTTTCAAACTTTGAAAAAGTTAACGgaaacggggaaaaaaaaaaaaaaaaaaaaaccatcagaaaaaatacatacaggTGGAAGTGTTATCATTtacaaatattatttttgcccttttgcATGTTCAGGGTTATTTTTATCtcttcatttaaaaagaggcacaaaataacgaaaaaaaaaaaaacaaataaagaagaaacagaaaaaaaaaattacagcaTGAATAAATCAAACATAAACTCTGTGAATTCCTTCAAACGCGCTTTGCTTAAATTCTTATGCCCTCACATGTGATAGAAACATGTGCATGGGCGCTTATGCCTGTGCACGCATTTCCCCGCGAGAGAGCAGTTGCATGTATTTACATACACAGGTACTTAAGGTGAACACGGTAAAGATTTACATTTACTCATAGTTCCGCTTTTGCCTTtaccttttattttacttttttttttttttttaaaaagcaatTCTTCTGCCAATGCGTATATCCATTCCCCGGTGCACACAAGCTACGCGTTGTGCAAAAGGTGAACATCGCGGTGGTCCAAATGACAAACTGAAGACTCGCAGTGACGAAACGAAATCCCCTACAGTGGGCTGCCCACGCCCAGAATGACACATCCTCACGTTGATGAAAACAGTTGTGAAGTTACTGCGTGTGCATACTTAACTGCTTCACTGGACAATaccacttttttccttacgcCTGCAAGGAGTCCATTTTGTACTTTCTGAGGGAGTCAAATTCGTTTGTTTTAAACAGccctgcttttttttcccgaaaTAGTTTTGCGCGTATCGCAAAAATGCGCACtatatttacacataaatgcatatatgtgtggaagACCTTCGTAATGAAAAACGCCTAAGCAGTTTAACCCCCTTACGAAGAATCCTTCATGTGAAATTTCCAAAGCGTAAAAAAATCTCAtcaagggaaagaaaaatattcactTACTCTGTAGACATTTTGTGGATAACTCCCCAACGTCAGATCGGCATTAAATAATTGTCCCCATTTTtccaccaaaaaaaataaatgtgtgcACTGTAGGTAAATATATGCCCAAATGGGCTTCCATTGTAGAATACGCAATTTCCAATTTTCAGAAAACACTAGTTTTCCTTTCGACAATTTGGCATGACACTTTCGAACGGTTCTACATTTCTCCGTCaatgtgtgcaatttttttaaacccaAATGGAAGCCCCCACTGAGCAGAGTTTTGCAATTCTCAGTTGTACACATATGACGTGCACGCTTATCCCTCTCCCATTTGATCCCCTACATtatgctaaaaaaaagggacaccAAATAatgtctccttttttttacctctttTTTGATCACAATTTTGCCCCCCGGGGGAATGTGTCCCAATGGCAGGAATTACGGCATGGATTTTGGGGGGGTAATTGTTAAAGGATCAATGATCCATGAGATGATTAACCATCTGAACTTCGCATAACGGAATGGAGTTATGTCCCTTCCCTGCCACGACCATCCAAGTGGTCTTTTTTGTTGCCCAGTTTTCTTACCCTTCCAACATGGTTATCGTATCACCCCTAGTGTAAAACATAAGAGGGGCTACGCAAAGACGATCACAGTGATTTTATCTTCGTCATATGAAACATCGCAATGTAAAAAAACATTGGGGCagtaaatatacataaattttTAGCACAAAAAGGCGACAATGGTGGTACGTCTCTTGTTCAAATTCGTGCATGCGGGCATTTCAAATGTTCTTAAGTCCAAGTGTGTGTAATCCCTATTCAGCCGCTTCCACGGTATATCAAATGGAAGGTAGTTCCACCCCTTTGCATCAAACGGAAAAGTAGGATCGGATCGCCCGTAAAAGGGTCTCCATCATGTTGCATAACATCGAGATAGAACAtgtcatcattttttctttttctacccATGTAGACCGGCTGATCCTTTGAAATGGTTCCTTTCTCCCCGTAAATGAGATCAGCGTGATGCGCTCTTGTTACTTCTGCAAAGGTCCAATAAAACattatatactttttaatCACGTGCTGTTCCGACCCGTGTGGTGTGTTCCACACCTTCTCACACCATTAGCGCTCCTTCATCACTTCTTTACCGTTTTTGTAACCGCTTGGCTTCCGCTTCAACTCCTGCTGGCACAAGTTTGCCCTTCCCCCGTGCTGTTCCCCACGCATCGGATCGTATCGCAAATCCTCCTTCGCCCAGCgaaagatttaaaaaaggagacttcccccccttcccttttgggCACATAGGTTACATTGTTAAGAATCCACTTGCGCATTTGCTGCCCTACCGTTGTGACGTTTCCTATGGTATTCTCATTTTATGAACATTTTCCTGtgtgtaattaaaaaaaaatttttttcttttttcatgcCGATGTTGACTCCCCATTCAAAGTATCCCACACACGTATGTATACGCCCGCAAGATGTTCCCCCtctattatgaaaaaaagatcGCGAAAAAACTCATACAACACGATTCCCTGATTCTCCTGGCGGATGGATTTAACGAGCTCAACATTCTAgctatattcattttttactacCAGAACAAGTGCCTGTGGTATGAGAAATGCACGGAGGAGCAAAACATCTTCTTCCAGTTGTTCGGACTTAACATACGCAAACGGGTGGACGGCGAAGAAGATGATGACGAAATCGGGAGAGACATCCCTGGTTTGGGTGATCAGAGCAGGGAAAGTGACTCCCCACAGAGGGAATACGTGAACCCCCCAAAACAGGTAACCAGTGCGAAGGCCAAGACGGACAGCCAACTCGGGAAGGATAAAATTAACAGCCTGTTGGACTCCTTCAGGTATGACGCACAGGGGGGAGGCAGCACCAGGGAGGACCTACCCCGACAGGAACGCAAATCAGATGTGAAAAGCATAACGGATGACGGAAATGACAGCGCCGCAAAAAGTGAGACGGTCCCCCCCGGGAATCAAAACAAACTAATATTCATTCTGAATGTATCCCCAAAGGAGTACAACTTATTCCTGAAGTACCAACTAGGTCTATACAACGAGATCAGTAAATTGGACAACCAATTTAACGACAGCGTAAAAATAAACTACCTAAAAACAGAATACATAAGGAACCAAAAGTCCAACGAACGAATCGAGCTAtacataaaaaggggggtgtaCTTTATCTCCTCCAACATACTCCTAATAGATATGTTAACCTTTAAAATTATCCCAGAAATAATCGATGGAATTTTCCTCTGCAAGAATCATAAGCTGATTTACAACATGAAGGAGGTATTCATCACGGAGCTATACAGAAAGAGAAACAAGTATGGCTTCATAAAAGGAATTAGTAACAATAAAAGGTTAGTAAATAGTCAACACATAACAAATTTAACGCAAAAATTGAGCATAAAAAAGGTCTACTGTTATCCGAGatttcacaaaaatgtacatatatccCTAAATAACAATTTCCTACAACCAACAATTTACGAAATAAACATGGACCTCCCGTCGGACGTCCACACCATGGAGGAAAGTCTACTCAACCTAATACACTACCTAaatttagaaataaaaaaataccatACCTTCACTGACTTTGATATTAACGCACTGATCTATTCAGACAACGCCGAAAATTACACCATGAACTATATTAAGACGAAAAACCTAACCTACAATACGAAGAAGTTGCTGAAGGAAATTATTGTCCTGGCGCATGTGCTTAACAATCTCTACATCTATGACCATGTCGTTTTTGACAACTACCTTAACAACATTAAGGAGGCAGACAAAGAATCCATTTGGCTCTACTGTAACGAAGCCAACGATGTCTTCTTCCTATCTAGGGAGAGAAAAATCAACTTTTTAAAAGCCATTAATATGAACCTAGAGTTGGATATCACCAAACAGGACAACGTTCCCGTTGTCTTCCACAAACTGAAGCATgagggaaaatatttccacaAGGCGTATGAGGTTAAGTGCACGCAGAGCGAATTCTACAGCTGGATACACGAGCTCGTTTTCCGACGAGACATTCACGTTAAGGAGTTTAAAAAGATGAGCCAAAGGAGGGAGCGTCACAGTGTCAGTCCACAGAATACCCTTCCTTCCgcacacaaaaggggggcaaaCCACTTCCAGCAGGGAGATCTCCCCAAGAGGCCTAAAGAGGACTCCACCCACGAGCACTCCAACAAACTTAGCACATCCAACACGGCAGCTTcgcaaaaggaacaaagcGAAATGGAGCAAGGTGAGAGGTACCCTCATATGGTTACCTCCCAAAAGGGCAGCCATTCCCAAATGAAGGTGAAAATTGAGCAGCATACCCCGGATAAACATGATTCAGGTGTTCAGAATGAGGAACCGCACAACATAAATGGCAAAGTGAACACCCCTGATGGGGGGACCCAAACGGATGCTCTAAAAGCTTCCTCACAGGACGACTCACCAGAAGAatcgcaaaaaataaaacgagaAAAGAGAAAGTCCGACACGGGGGAAGAATATCCCAAAATAGATGAACAATCCAACGATCCACTTTACAATGATGTGACTTCCTCAGCTGAAAAGAAATGCCACGCCGAGGCAGACAAAGTGGACTACCCCATCGCAATAATAGTAGACAACTTCTACAcgcaaaaagaaatatacaaCCTACTGATGCACAGAAATGATAGCACCGTAGATATGAACCTTTTCCGCTCATCGGAAGAACAAATGCACGAGTTGTACATTTCGGACAACTCATCAAACAACTCTTCCTCCAGCAGCTCAGACGACTTCTTTCAAAAAAACCAAAACGCCATGCATTCAAATGATGTAGATTATTACATCCCCTACAAGCTGATTAAGAACAAAGcaacaaatttaaattttataaaacCGCACGTGTATATACTGTGCATAAATAAGAACTACGATATGGTATACACGTGGGACAGCTTCGTCGAAGACTGTTCTGCTAAAATTGACGCTATAAATGAGAACACCCAGAAGGGAAGTAGTTCATTCACAGAGGAAGAGACAACCcgattgaagaaaaataacgcATCCTCTAAACGTAGGTGCGATGATCTCTTCCAAATAAATGAGTACTGTGGGAATCTCGACTTTTTGGAGTTATTCCTGATGGAGGTAAAACCGTGCAGAATTATCCTCACCAAACTGGACTTAAGTATTTTCCGTAACGTAGAAATTTACTGTGCCAGGTTGTTCCAACACAATGTGTATAAACTGCGTGGGGAGAGTTGCTTCCCCGAGGTGATGAAGTACGAGGAGAACAGCTGGATGTATGACAATATAGGGGAAGCGCAACCCGCCCTGAAGAGGGAGCAGGGGGGAAGCCCTCAAACCGCTAGCAGGAAGCAATATCCTCACAAATTTGCAGGTGAAGATGGTAACAAGACTAGGTCGGCACGTCACTTCCCTGACCGTGGAGCGCGAACCTTCAGGACGCTGGAAACCCTTAACGCCGCGTCCAACACGGTGGAGGTGTTCCTCGTCTTCTACAAAAACAACATACTCTACAACAAGTACCTGAACGACGTGAAGGTCGAAAAAACCAACTGGCTCAACTTCatcgaaaataaaaataatttccgcTTTCAAGTGGACAGAAACGTCTTCAACAAAAATAAGGACCTCTTTAAAAAAGTCGTAGACTCCTATTTTGTCTTCCAAAAAAGATTtcgagaaaacaaaaaaaatctcTTCCACTTTAATAAAGCGCTCTgtgaagaatttaaaaattttcaagaAGTAAAAGCGGACGAAcaggtggaaaataaaaacgccTTCTTAAACAACCTCAACACGAACTACATTAgcatggaggaggaagaagtctTTATGCAAAACTATAGAAGTAAAacgagtaaaaaaaatgacataacTTTGTCCACCCTGGACGAAAAAACCATTTCAAAGATTCAACAGGtgttggaaaaattttccatcgaTTCTTTCAATTTGAATTTTATCCTCTACAGCATTTTTAACAACACCAAGCCAATTGTCATCGTTGACATTAGGGAGTTAAAGTCTGACCTCTCCTACAAATTGTATACAAGCAAAATGCACATCATCCCGTACTCCCTCCTTGTTGGGGATTATGTCCTCACGAAGGATATCTGCGTGGAGAGAAAAACGATCGTGGATCTCATTCAGTCACTAAACAATAACAGGCTCTACAACCAGATCAATCAAATGGCCAAATATTATTCCATCTATGTGTTGTTAATCGAATTCAATACAAAGCACCTCTTTTACTTCTCCTCCCTTAGTGACAAAAGTTCCGTCTACACTAAGTTAATCATTTTATGCCTCCAGTTTAGTAGACTGAAAATTCTTTGGAGTCCCTTCTCTCTTTTTACCGTTAAGCTTTTCTGGT contains these protein-coding regions:
- a CDS encoding DNA repair endonuclease, whose protein sequence is MFPLYYEKKIAKKLIQHDSLILLADGFNELNILAIFIFYYQNKCLWYEKCTEEQNIFFQLFGLNIRKRVDGEEDDDEIGRDIPGLGDQSRESDSPQREYVNPPKQVTSAKAKTDSQLGKDKINSLLDSFRYDAQGGGSTREDLPRQERKSDVKSITDDGNDSAAKSETVPPGNQNKLIFILNVSPKEYNLFLKYQLGLYNEISKLDNQFNDSVKINYLKTEYIRNQKSNERIELYIKRGVYFISSNILLIDMLTFKIIPEIIDGIFLCKNHKLIYNMKEVFITELYRKRNKYGFIKGISNNKRLVNSQHITNLTQKLSIKKVYCYPRFHKNVHISLNNNFLQPTIYEINMDLPSDVHTMEESLLNLIHYLNLEIKKYHTFTDFDINALIYSDNAENYTMNYIKTKNLTYNTKKLLKEIIVLAHVLNNLYIYDHVVFDNYLNNIKEADKESIWLYCNEANDVFFLSRERKINFLKAINMNLELDITKQDNVPVVFHKLKHEGKYFHKAYEVKCTQSEFYSWIHELVFRRDIHVKEFKKMSQRRERHSVSPQNTLPSAHKRGANHFQQGDLPKRPKEDSTHEHSNKLSTSNTAASQKEQSEMEQGERYPHMVTSQKGSHSQMKVKIEQHTPDKHDSGVQNEEPHNINGKVNTPDGGTQTDALKASSQDDSPEESQKIKREKRKSDTGEEYPKIDEQSNDPLYNDVTSSAEKKCHAEADKVDYPIAIIVDNFYTQKEIYNLLMHRNDSTVDMNLFRSSEEQMHELYISDNSSNNSSSSSSDDFFQKNQNAMHSNDVDYYIPYKLIKNKATNLNFIKPHVYILCINKNYDMVYTWDSFVEDCSAKIDAINENTQKGSSSFTEEETTRLKKNNASSKRRCDDLFQINEYCGNLDFLELFLMEVKPCRIILTKLDLSIFRNVEIYCARLFQHNVYKLRGESCFPEVMKYEENSWMYDNIGEAQPALKREQGGSPQTASRKQYPHKFAGEDGNKTRSARHFPDRGARTFRTLETLNAASNTVEVFLVFYKNNILYNKYLNDVKVEKTNWLNFIENKNNFRFQVDRNVFNKNKDLFKKVVDSYFVFQKRFRENKKNLFHFNKALCEEFKNFQEVKADEQVENKNAFLNNLNTNYISMEEEEVFMQNYRSKTSKKNDITLSTLDEKTISKIQQVLEKFSIDSFNLNFILYSIFNNTKPIVIVDIRELKSDLSYKLYTSKMHIIPYSLLVGDYVLTKDICVERKTIVDLIQSLNNNRLYNQINQMAKYYSIYVLLIEFNTKHLFYFSSLSDKSSVYTKLIILCLQFSRLKILWSPFSLFTVKLFWSLKINAEQPDIFKSLHIDMTLERDAHQQLGRNSSRDKTHPLPTTQSLPSTEPLPTTQSISMSSKPDGETSQPLPLPHTQEEQPSQSTLEQLDSCADKNSDNENENQSDPYKYETINDLFDKNLNPPPKGEESSYTLKRMDSVTNWNALEILKALPGVTEKNMHLIINNVKSLRDLCEKTVEQLEAYMSKSNAKMLYEFLNTDAT